A stretch of Geomonas oryzisoli DNA encodes these proteins:
- a CDS encoding AtpZ/AtpI family protein, with translation MDEEKKNLLRTLGMVSTMGISFAVAIAIGVFVGLKLDQWLGTKPWFFFIFLFFGIAAGFRNIFILAGKELRDGGDKNKRE, from the coding sequence ATGGATGAGGAAAAAAAGAACCTGCTCAGAACCCTGGGCATGGTCTCCACCATGGGGATCTCTTTCGCGGTGGCGATTGCCATCGGCGTGTTCGTCGGCCTGAAGCTGGACCAGTGGCTGGGGACCAAACCGTGGTTTTTCTTCATTTTCCTCTTCTTCGGCATTGCGGCAGGCTTCCGCAACATCTTCATATTAGCGGGCAAAGAACTGCGCGATGGCGGAGACAAGAATAAACGAGAGTAA
- a CDS encoding 4Fe-4S binding protein, which translates to MTLSRKDFFRGSWYAVGEFLLGTGELLRGARDALGQVRDQALNPPVRPEGEDDAARAKVARVDDSHCPARSCGCFACLDRCAAGAISFAPGRGIVIDEQLCTGCGECLSYCPLAPQALALVDVG; encoded by the coding sequence ATGACCCTGAGCCGGAAGGATTTTTTCCGCGGCAGCTGGTACGCAGTGGGAGAGTTCCTGCTGGGGACCGGAGAGCTCCTGCGGGGGGCGCGGGACGCCTTGGGACAGGTACGCGACCAGGCGCTCAATCCGCCGGTGCGCCCCGAAGGGGAGGACGACGCGGCGCGGGCGAAGGTGGCCCGCGTCGACGACAGTCACTGCCCGGCCAGAAGCTGCGGCTGTTTTGCCTGCCTCGACAGGTGCGCGGCGGGGGCGATCTCATTTGCTCCCGGACGAGGCATCGTCATCGACGAACAGCTCTGCACCGGGTGCGGCGAGTGCCTTTCCTATTGTCCGCTCGCTCCGCAGGCGCTTGCGCTGGTCGACGTTGGGTAG
- a CDS encoding ATP synthase subunit I, which translates to MAETRINESNIFSWLVRGSLLLSAVLGAAGALLISPRFGGSLFVGGMLALANFFWIRTGLEAALRLQPRNASRFAIMRYVLRLAIMAALLYLLIVVLKADIFGLVIGLSVLVLNIIAFSIYLSTRKGG; encoded by the coding sequence ATGGCGGAGACAAGAATAAACGAGAGTAACATCTTCTCCTGGCTGGTCCGGGGGAGCCTGCTGCTGAGCGCCGTGCTCGGCGCGGCCGGCGCACTGCTCATCTCGCCGAGGTTCGGAGGCTCGCTCTTCGTGGGCGGGATGCTGGCCCTGGCCAACTTCTTCTGGATCCGCACCGGACTGGAAGCGGCGCTCCGGCTGCAGCCGCGTAACGCATCCCGCTTCGCGATCATGCGCTACGTGTTACGGCTCGCCATCATGGCGGCCCTGCTGTACCTCTTGATCGTAGTCCTTAAGGCCGACATCTTCGGCCTGGTGATCGGGCTTTCGGTCCTGGTTCTGAACATAATCGCTTTTTCGATATATCTGTCGACCCGTAAAGGAGGCTAG
- the atpE gene encoding ATP synthase F0 subunit C, with protein MEFFTMCVLAAGIGMALGTLGTGIGQGLAVKSAVEGVSRNPGASGKILTTMMIGLAMIESLAIYALVVCLIILFANPYKEVAMSAIKAVAK; from the coding sequence ATGGAATTCTTTACTATGTGTGTACTCGCAGCAGGCATCGGCATGGCTCTCGGCACCCTCGGCACCGGCATCGGTCAGGGTCTCGCAGTTAAGAGCGCAGTTGAAGGCGTTTCCCGTAACCCGGGCGCTTCCGGCAAAATCCTCACCACCATGATGATCGGTCTGGCGATGATCGAGTCCCTGGCAATCTACGCCCTCGTTGTTTGCCTCATCATCCTCTTCGCTAACCCGTACAAAGAAGTTGCAATGTCCGCTATCAAGGCTGTTGCGAAGTAA
- the atpB gene encoding F0F1 ATP synthase subunit A — MVHPFLFLQFFRELLHPLGFSEASADAVVYTWLIMIGLVLFSIVATKRLQAVPSGAQNFMEVIVGGIENMLVETMGEHGRPFFPLVATLALFILVSNLIGLIPGFFPPTANINTTAACAVVVFITTHIVGVKEHGAGYIKHFLGPIAWLAPMMFFIEVIGHLSRVISLTLRLFGNMNGHELVLIIFFGLAPFMVPLPMMLMGVLVSFIQAFVFMLLAMIYIQGSLEHAH; from the coding sequence ATGGTTCATCCCTTTTTATTCCTTCAGTTTTTCCGCGAGTTGCTCCACCCCCTCGGTTTCTCCGAGGCGAGTGCCGATGCGGTCGTCTATACCTGGCTGATCATGATCGGCCTGGTGCTGTTTTCCATCGTGGCCACCAAGAGGCTGCAGGCCGTTCCGTCCGGCGCGCAGAACTTCATGGAAGTCATCGTGGGCGGCATCGAGAACATGCTGGTGGAGACCATGGGTGAGCACGGCCGTCCGTTCTTCCCGCTGGTGGCTACCCTGGCGCTGTTCATCCTGGTGTCCAACCTGATCGGCCTGATCCCGGGCTTCTTCCCGCCGACCGCGAACATCAACACCACCGCGGCCTGCGCGGTCGTCGTCTTCATCACCACCCACATCGTGGGCGTGAAGGAGCACGGCGCCGGCTACATCAAGCACTTCCTGGGTCCCATCGCCTGGCTCGCCCCGATGATGTTCTTCATCGAGGTGATCGGCCACCTGAGCCGCGTCATCTCGCTGACCCTGCGTCTCTTCGGTAACATGAACGGCCACGAACTCGTTCTGATCATCTTCTTCGGCCTGGCCCCGTTCATGGTGCCGCTGCCGATGATGCTGATGGGCGTGCTGGTTTCCTTCATCCAGGCCTTCGTGTTCATGCTCCTGGCCATGATCTACATCCAGGGTTCGCTGGAGCACGCGCACTAA
- a CDS encoding phosphatase, with protein sequence MKIIADMHTHTLASGHAYSTINELANAAAQAGLRGLAITDHGPGLPGGPHRYHFCAMRFVPPTIAGVRIFRGIEANILDHTGRLDLEPDVLETLDFVMAGFHEDCGICGQDRDRNTRTLLTVMENPLVKCISHPGNPIFPLHYEEVVMGALATDTALELNNSSLAAVSRKGSNENCAEIARLCAKIGARVMIGSDAHICQGVGVFDKALQLTAQAGIAEGQVVNASWERLLDFLGKSE encoded by the coding sequence ATGAAAATCATAGCCGACATGCATACTCACACCCTCGCATCGGGACACGCCTACTCCACCATCAACGAACTGGCCAACGCTGCCGCACAGGCGGGTCTGCGGGGACTGGCCATCACCGACCACGGCCCCGGACTCCCGGGCGGGCCGCACCGCTACCACTTCTGCGCCATGCGCTTCGTCCCCCCCACCATCGCCGGGGTCAGGATCTTCCGCGGCATCGAGGCCAACATCCTCGACCACACCGGCCGACTCGACCTGGAGCCGGACGTTCTCGAGACGCTCGATTTCGTCATGGCCGGCTTCCACGAGGACTGCGGCATCTGCGGCCAGGACCGGGACCGCAACACGCGCACCCTTTTGACGGTTATGGAGAATCCCCTGGTGAAATGCATCTCCCATCCAGGGAACCCCATCTTCCCGCTCCACTACGAGGAGGTGGTCATGGGGGCGCTCGCCACCGATACGGCGCTGGAGTTGAACAACTCTTCGCTCGCGGCCGTGAGCCGCAAGGGGAGCAACGAGAACTGCGCCGAGATCGCCCGCCTGTGCGCCAAAATTGGCGCCAGGGTGATGATCGGGAGCGACGCACACATCTGCCAGGGGGTCGGGGTGTTCGATAAGGCGCTGCAGCTCACGGCCCAGGCGGGTATCGCGGAGGGACAGGTGGTGAACGCTTCGTGGGAAAGGCTGTTGGATTTCCTGGGGAAGAGTGAATAA